A DNA window from Piliocolobus tephrosceles isolate RC106 chromosome 9, ASM277652v3, whole genome shotgun sequence contains the following coding sequences:
- the NET1 gene encoding neuroepithelial cell-transforming gene 1 protein isoform X2, with translation MVAHDESGGLLPIKRTIRVLDVNNQSFREQEEPSNKRVRPLARVTSLANLISPVRNGAVRRFGQTIQSFTLRGDHRSPASAQKFSSRSTVPTPAKRRSSALWSEMLDITMKESLTTREIKRQEAIYEMSRGEQDLIEDLKLARKAYHDPMLKLSIMSEEELTHIFGDLDSYIPLHEDLLTRIGEATKPDGTVEQIGHILVNWLPRLNAYRGYCSNQLAAKALLDQKKQDPRVQDFLQRCLESPFSRKLDLWSFLDIPRSRLVKYPLLLKEILKHTPKEHPDVQLLEDAILIIQGVLSDINLKKGESECQYYIDKLEYLDEKQRDPRIEASKVLLCHGGLRSKSGHKLYIFLFQDILVLTRPVTRNERHSYQVYRQPIPVQELVLEDLQDGDVRMGGSFRGAFSNSEKAKNIFRIRFHDPSPGQSHTLQANDVFHKQQWFNCIRAAIAPFQSAGSPPELQGLPELHEEYEGNHPSVRKIPAQRRASAVSSVTQVEVDENAYKCGSGMEMAEDSKSLKTHQTQPGIRRARDKARSGGKRKETLV, from the exons atggtggcacatgatgAGAGTGGAGGTCTCCTACCTATTAAAAGGACCATCCGAGTCCTAGATGTCAATAACCAGTCCTTCAGAGAACAAGAG GAGCCAAGCAATAAAAGAGTTCGACCTCTGGCTCGTGTCACATCCTTGGCAAATTTAATCTCTCCTGTAAGAAATGGAGCTGTCAGACGTTTCGGTCAAACAATACAG tcatTTACCCTTCGTGGTGACCACAGATCCCCAGCCTCTGCCCAGAAGTTTTCTAGCAGGTCAACCGTCCCAACCCCTGCCAAGAGAAGGAGCAGTGCGCTGTGGTCAGAGATGCTAGACATCACCATGAAGGAGTCTCTCACCACCAGAGAAATCAAACGGCAGGAG GCAATATATGAAATGTCCCGAGGTGAACAGGATTTAATTGAGGATCTCAAACTTGCAAGAAAG GCCTACCATGACCCCATGTTGAAGTTGTCCATCATGTCAGAAGAGGAACTCACGCATATATTTGGTGATCTGGACTCTTACATACCTCTGCATGAAG ATTTGTTGACAAGAATAGGAGAAGCAACCAAGCCCGATGGAACAGTGGAGCAGATTGGTCACATTCTCGTGAACTGG TTGCCGCGCTTGAATGCCTACCGAGGCTACTGTAGTAACCAGCTGGCAGCCAAAGCTCTTCTTGATCAAAAGAAACAGGATCCAAGAGTCCAAGACTTCCTCCAGCGATGTCTTGAGTCTCCCTTCAGTCGAAAACTAGATCTTTGGAGTTTCCTAGATATCCCTCGAAGTCGCCTAGTCAAATACCCTTTACTGTTAAAAGAAATCCTTAAACACACTCCAAAAGAGCACCCTGATGTTCAGCTTCTGGAGGATGCT ATATTGATAATACAGGGAGTCCTCTCTGATATCAACTTGAAGAAAGGTGAATCCGAGTGCCAATATTACATCGACAAGCTGGAGTACCTGGATGAAAAGCAGAGGGACCCCAGAATCGAAGCGAGCAAAGTGCTGCTGTGCCATGGGGGGCTGCGGAGTAAGAGTGGACAT AAACtttacattttcctgtttcaAGACATCTTGGTTCTGACTCGGCCCGTCACACGGAACGAACGGCACTCTTACCAGGTTTACCGGCAGCCAATCCCAGTCCAGGAGCTGGTCCTAGAAGACCTGCAGGATGGAGATGTGAGAATGGGAGGCTCTTTTCGAGGGGCTTTCAGCAACTCAGAGAAAG ctaaaaATATCTTTAGAATTCGCTTCCACGACCCATCTCCAGGCCAGTCTCACACTCTGCAAGCCAATGACGTATTCCACAAGCAGCAGTGGTTCAACTGTATTCGGGCGGCCATTGCCCCCTTCCAGTCGGCAGGCAGTCCACCTGAGCTGCAGGGCCTGCCAGAGCTGCACGAAGAGTATGAGGGGAACCACCCCTCTGTGAGGAAAATCCCAGCCCAGAGGAGGGCATCTGCAGTTTCCAGTGTTACTCAGGTAGAAGTTGACGAAAACGCTTACAAATGTGGCTCTGGCATGGAGATGGCAGAGGACAGCAAGAGCTTAAAGACACACCAGACACAGCCTGGCATCCGAAGAGCGAGGGACAAAGCCCGGTCTGGTGGCAAACGGAAAGAGACTTTGGTGTAG